In Bacillus cereus ATCC 14579, a single window of DNA contains:
- a CDS encoding ferritin-like domain-containing protein encodes MYNSNYYDWYRQNDKLISDIEKAINGEYSAISCYAKLANMAPNQVEQKQILEIRNDEIKHFHNFVQIYTNLTGRQPKPQITEDCPNTYLQGLEFAIQDEQKTVDFYLEISDETSDVHLKELLRRIAADEQNHAVWFLYYFVKSK; translated from the coding sequence ATGTATAATTCAAATTATTATGATTGGTATAGGCAGAATGATAAATTGATTAGTGATATTGAAAAAGCTATAAATGGAGAGTATAGCGCCATAAGCTGCTATGCAAAATTAGCAAATATGGCTCCAAATCAAGTAGAACAAAAACAAATTCTTGAAATTCGTAATGATGAAATAAAGCATTTCCACAACTTTGTACAAATTTATACGAACTTAACTGGCAGGCAGCCGAAACCACAAATTACTGAAGACTGTCCGAATACGTATTTACAAGGATTAGAGTTTGCTATACAAGATGAACAAAAAACAGTAGATTTTTATTTGGAAATTTCAGATGAGACATCGGATGTACATTTGAAAGAGTTGTTACGGAGAATAGCTGCGGATGAACAAAATCATGCAGTATGGTTTTTATATTACTTCGTGAAGTCGAAGTGA